A single Trypanosoma brucei gambiense DAL972 chromosome 9, complete sequence DNA region contains:
- a CDS encoding electon transport protein SCO1/SCO2, putative → MIRGSHLVHLGINCSVSCNFLQNRGTISVAFRHRCGSSVSFAPAIRAASPQPVSHQVDVITISMMRRHSTGGTSGGKDIDVVDKEKPIHIRVAEQRDSQIFTFQEYVEREEEAERRKLSERLSEVRDSPAWMLWGLLFLSLGVITVVISIRVRREQMRFDPKLRAVKAFDSPEGPSIGGPFSLIGVDGRRYTEKDFLGKWLYIYFGFTNCPDVCPEEMAKLSRVVQHLDKKVGRDYWQPIFISLDPHRDTPEKIRDYLADFNPRILGLVGTQEEVESVARQYRVYFALPDETVLSEDDYLVDHSIIMYLMNPEGKFCDYTTKEFQWFESYSKLLRRMMDYERDKVIQRREAGASDDNGQAAINIKVANVATMLDENVASVQKPSEI, encoded by the coding sequence ATGATACGCGGCTCACACCTCGTCCATTTAGGGATCAACTGCAGTGTTTCTTGTAATTTCCTGCAGAACCGCGGGACCATCAGCGTTGCTTTCAGGCACCGATGCGGAAGTAGCGTCTCATTTGCACCGGCGATACGGGCGGCGTCTCCTCAGCCGGTTTCTCACCAGGTTGATGTGATAACCATTAGTATGATGAGACGTCACTCAACTGGAGGCACTAGTGGTGGAAAAGATATTGACGTTGTGGACAAGGAAAAACCTATTCACATTCGCGTGGCGGAGCAAAGGGACTCACAGATATTTACCTTTCAGGAATATGTGgaaagagaggaggaggcggaacGGAGAAAACTTAGTGAGCGGTTATCTGAGGTGCGGGACAGCCCCGCGTGGATGCTGTGGGGTTTGTTGTTCCTTTCTCTGGGAGTTATAACAGTTGTCATATCTATTCGTGTGCGGCGTGAGCAAATGCGGTTCGACCCAAAGTTACGTGCGGTTAAGGCTTTTGACAGCCCCGAAGGACCAAGCATTGGCGGGCCCTTCTCATTAATTGGCGTCGATGGGCGCCGCTACACTGAAAAGGACTTTCTTGGAAAGTGGCTCTACATTTACTTTGGTTTCACCAACTGCCCTGATGTGTGCCCGGAGGAGATGGCAAAGCTCAGCCGTGTCGTTCAACACCTTGACAAGAAGGTGGGTCGTGACTACTGGCAGCCCATATTTATTTCCCTCGATCCGCACCGTGACACACCTGAGAAAATACGGGATTATCTAGCAGATTTTAACCCACGGATTCTGGGGCTTGTGGGCACTCAGGAAGAAGTGGAATCAGTGGCGCGTCAGTACCGCGTTTACTTTGCTCTCCCTGATGAGACAGTACTGAGCGAGGATGACTATCTTGTGGACCACTCCATCATCATGTACCTGATGAACCCTGAAGGAAAGTTCTGTGACTATACAACAAAGGAGTTTCAATGGTTTGAAAGCTACAGTAAACTACTGCGCCGGATGATGGATTATGAGAGGGATAAGGTTATCCAACGACGAGAGGCAGGCGCGTCTGATGATAACGGCCAAGCAGCAATAAATATAAAGGTAGCAAATGTCGCCACAATGTTAGATGAAAATGTTGCCTCCGTCCAGAAACCCAGTGAAATCTAA